In the Candidatus Mycosynbacter amalyticus genome, one interval contains:
- a CDS encoding FAD-binding oxidoreductase, whose translation MSKISQYLNEHLLGEVTTNAAVRRELSTDASMLTLTPEIVAYPRVTNDIRKVLRFTHQLAGKGHAISVTARGSGTDQTGAAITQGIVVNTTAHMNQIFEFDSKQRLVRVQPGANFGALQTALKLQGYHVPAFPDSYEYSTIGGAVANNASGRLSGRHGAIDESVAELEVVLTNGDVIQTKRLSKKELGKKKGLQTLEGEIYRSIDNLIEDNTELIDEQLNTGAINNVGYANLAKVKQKNGSFDLTPLFVGAQGTLGVISEMILKAEFYNAETSVATIAVPDANNFVDLVDELRAVEPDAIEVFDGPLATLAREHGKKYSIFAQLDGESGSPSVVAGLILCTIQDFSDRVRKKKLKKIKKLVEKYGAVMETAEKPDLVRELVSLRGVVYSAVYSEEKAGVVPSLFRGVYIPHDRFAEFHDALALLEKTTGIHLPYSGFATDGVYSFWPQFTFRGATDKQKLFKLYDAFTKVVYDHGGSVVAEAGEGRLKTPFIDKRSDSRLADMFSSLRAVFDPYTTLNAGVKEPTELRSVVAHLRTGYDGIDFADFSSTS comes from the coding sequence ATGAGTAAGATTTCCCAGTACCTGAACGAGCACCTACTTGGCGAGGTGACGACGAACGCGGCCGTGCGACGCGAGCTCTCTACAGACGCAAGCATGCTCACACTCACGCCAGAAATCGTCGCATACCCCAGAGTTACCAACGACATTCGCAAGGTACTACGCTTCACTCACCAGCTGGCGGGCAAAGGTCATGCTATCAGTGTGACGGCACGCGGCAGTGGTACAGATCAGACTGGGGCGGCTATCACCCAGGGTATCGTGGTCAATACCACGGCACATATGAATCAAATCTTTGAATTTGACAGTAAACAGCGCCTCGTGCGTGTGCAGCCGGGTGCTAATTTCGGTGCATTGCAGACAGCGTTGAAACTCCAGGGCTATCATGTTCCGGCATTTCCAGACTCATATGAGTACAGCACGATCGGTGGCGCAGTGGCCAATAACGCCAGTGGTCGCTTAAGTGGTCGACACGGGGCGATAGATGAAAGCGTCGCCGAGCTGGAAGTTGTACTTACAAATGGCGACGTGATCCAAACGAAGCGTCTCAGCAAGAAAGAGCTGGGCAAGAAAAAAGGTCTTCAGACACTTGAGGGTGAGATCTACCGTAGTATCGACAATCTCATCGAAGACAATACAGAACTGATCGACGAGCAGCTTAATACCGGCGCGATCAATAATGTCGGCTATGCTAACCTTGCCAAGGTCAAACAAAAAAATGGTTCGTTTGACCTGACGCCGCTTTTTGTCGGTGCACAGGGCACACTCGGTGTCATATCCGAGATGATTCTGAAAGCTGAGTTTTACAACGCTGAAACATCCGTGGCGACTATCGCTGTGCCAGACGCCAATAACTTTGTCGACTTGGTGGATGAACTGCGCGCTGTCGAGCCGGATGCTATCGAGGTGTTTGACGGTCCACTCGCCACACTTGCACGAGAACATGGCAAGAAATATTCTATCTTTGCGCAGCTCGACGGCGAATCTGGTTCTCCAAGTGTCGTCGCAGGTTTGATACTTTGTACAATCCAGGATTTTAGCGACCGTGTCCGCAAAAAGAAACTAAAGAAGATCAAGAAGCTAGTTGAGAAATACGGTGCTGTCATGGAAACAGCCGAGAAACCCGATTTGGTCCGTGAACTTGTAAGCCTCCGCGGTGTGGTGTATTCTGCCGTTTATTCCGAAGAAAAAGCAGGCGTCGTACCCTCGCTGTTTCGTGGTGTCTATATACCTCATGATCGGTTTGCCGAATTCCATGATGCCCTCGCTCTGCTCGAAAAGACTACTGGTATCCACCTGCCATATAGCGGTTTTGCAACAGATGGTGTCTATAGCTTTTGGCCACAATTTACATTTCGTGGAGCTACCGACAAACAAAAACTTTTCAAGCTATATGACGCGTTTACTAAAGTAGTGTATGATCACGGTGGCTCTGTGGTAGCTGAGGCGGGTGAGGGTCGCCTCAAGACGCCGTTTATCGACAAGCGTAGTGATTCGCGCTTGGCGGATATGTTCAGCTCACTGCGTGCAGTGTTTGATCCGTATACTACGCTCAATGCTGGCGTCAAAGAGCCAACAGAACTGCGGAGTGTTGTTGCTCATCTACGTACTGGGTACGATGGTATCGACTTCGCAGACTTCTCCAGCACTAGCTAG
- a CDS encoding replication-relaxation family protein, which yields MDTLIPDNYPAGTIVKIGKKRIALDGKEVLLLHLLAEHKFLSTQQVAKFIHTPTRLFKSSVRNVTLRLNKLHGMNLIALQPGRVGGVYHGAEPNIWHLAKLGHDTLEKLRRIETNESKKPFKAPTFTFAAHRMAINDTKLILKHIADKHEQVQLKDAVIEEKSWRYYTNRAGVATSLRPDMYAVTTRGQLEHHWFIEVDCNTEAPVRIIAKCNMYLDYLICTQDSQDGWCCGQFPAVLWVVPTIKRRESLKRHIAENFPDFAVGQPFIVITPQELPSLVAEGKLGKLTEVTYE from the coding sequence ATGGACACGCTAATCCCAGACAACTACCCAGCAGGAACAATCGTCAAGATTGGTAAGAAGCGGATTGCCCTTGATGGCAAAGAAGTTCTCTTGCTCCACCTCCTTGCCGAACACAAGTTCCTCTCAACCCAGCAAGTTGCCAAGTTCATCCATACACCAACCAGACTATTTAAGTCGAGTGTACGGAATGTCACCTTGCGGCTGAATAAGCTGCATGGCATGAATCTCATCGCCTTGCAGCCTGGACGGGTCGGTGGCGTCTACCACGGCGCAGAGCCAAACATCTGGCATCTTGCGAAGCTTGGTCACGATACACTTGAAAAACTCAGGCGTATCGAAACCAACGAATCCAAGAAGCCGTTCAAGGCTCCGACCTTTACCTTTGCGGCACACCGTATGGCGATCAACGACACCAAGCTCATCCTGAAGCACATTGCCGACAAGCATGAGCAAGTGCAGCTTAAGGATGCGGTGATCGAGGAGAAAAGTTGGCGCTACTATACCAACCGTGCCGGTGTCGCTACCAGTCTCAGACCAGATATGTACGCTGTTACCACTCGTGGGCAGCTAGAACACCACTGGTTCATCGAGGTGGACTGCAACACAGAGGCACCCGTTCGCATCATTGCCAAGTGCAACATGTACCTCGACTACCTGATCTGTACGCAGGATAGCCAAGATGGATGGTGCTGTGGGCAGTTTCCAGCGGTTCTGTGGGTCGTTCCGACCATAAAGCGTCGGGAATCCCTCAAACGCCATATTGCCGAGAATTTCCCCGATTTCGCGGTTGGACAGCCATTCATTGTCATAACACCACAGGAACTGCCGAGCCTTGTGGCTGAGGGTAAACTAGGCAAACTAACGGAGGTAACCTATGAATAA
- a CDS encoding helix-turn-helix domain-containing protein has translation MNKNDSRNDSHYPLDFDSKGSVNVSAANGRHQLKMQLLSLKEAKEILGIGDWMLFQLLRSNAIKSVKIGNRRLISVHALEEYIIKLEEESEVRGNYGY, from the coding sequence ATGAATAAAAACGACTCCCGAAACGACTCCCATTATCCACTGGACTTCGATAGCAAAGGAAGCGTTAATGTAAGTGCTGCGAACGGGAGACACCAGCTGAAGATGCAACTTCTGAGCCTAAAAGAGGCAAAAGAAATACTAGGCATCGGTGACTGGATGCTTTTCCAGCTACTACGCTCGAATGCCATAAAGAGCGTAAAGATTGGCAATCGTAGGCTCATAAGCGTACACGCCCTTGAGGAGTACATCATAAAGCTAGAGGAAGAAAGCGAGGTGAGAGGCAACTATGGCTACTAG
- a CDS encoding MT-A70 family methyltransferase, which produces MTNITKQSHATLPTLTTTATTAAQEPRPKYDVLLADPPWDVEQKGKKRGAEKHYNLMTLDDIKDMGDAIKSVTADNSHCWLWVTNATLRHGYDVLEAWGYTPRSILTWCKPRFTLGNYLRNSTEHVLFGTRGKAPVGFRSQPTWMFAPLQDHSHKPEELYPIIERVSGHLGSGTNRKLELFARRREHGYDVWGNQIESDVSFKDFGFPVPSDFDSDGIHSNSRNVGDQ; this is translated from the coding sequence GTGACGAATATAACGAAACAGTCACACGCAACACTACCAACCCTAACAACGACTGCGACTACCGCAGCGCAGGAACCTCGTCCGAAGTATGACGTTCTGCTTGCCGACCCGCCATGGGACGTTGAGCAGAAAGGTAAGAAACGTGGCGCTGAAAAGCACTACAATCTCATGACCTTAGACGACATCAAGGATATGGGTGACGCGATCAAAAGCGTCACTGCCGACAATAGTCACTGCTGGCTCTGGGTGACAAATGCCACCTTACGCCACGGCTACGATGTCTTGGAAGCGTGGGGCTATACGCCTCGCAGCATCCTGACATGGTGTAAACCTCGGTTTACGCTCGGTAACTACCTGCGCAATAGCACGGAGCATGTCCTGTTCGGCACACGAGGCAAAGCCCCCGTAGGCTTCCGCTCGCAGCCGACGTGGATGTTTGCACCACTGCAAGATCACAGTCATAAGCCCGAGGAGCTTTACCCGATCATCGAGAGAGTATCTGGGCATTTAGGGAGCGGTACAAACCGGAAGTTAGAGCTGTTCGCTCGGAGACGAGAGCACGGCTATGACGTATGGGGGAACCAAATCGAGAGCGACGTATCGTTTAAGGATTTTGGTTTTCCCGTACCGTCAGACTTCGACTCAGATGGAATCCATAGCAATTCACGTAATGTAGGAGACCAGTAA
- a CDS encoding site-specific integrase, whose amino-acid sequence MARFYITLPSGERRRQHITLKDRDEVMRRMRDEMAKADKGLALSHERRSVEDWLNYWITEIHPRNVKDSTLELHRCHVDKNIIPEIGKVSLIGLKPDHVRRMLVAWDRKGMGTRSQQIARNVLSAALRDAMKLEYVHRNVVRLVDPPKHVTRQRHVWTAEQARIFLTAIEEHRYYGLFLIFFCFGLRRGEATGLTWGDVDFDNDLIRIRQQVYYVGHIQHVGELKTLESRRVLAMPRVVRDELLAERERRGDPAAHEFLYLSGRGNPVDGRTLIQLFHKISDWLELPRITLHEIRHTVTTLLHQRGISPKTAQNILGHKSITTTLQVYTHSTEQQRSMAITEIAGVYS is encoded by the coding sequence ATGGCAAGGTTCTATATAACCTTGCCAAGCGGCGAACGAAGACGTCAGCATATTACGCTGAAAGATAGAGATGAAGTAATGCGACGAATGCGCGATGAAATGGCAAAAGCAGACAAGGGTCTTGCGCTAAGCCATGAACGACGCTCGGTCGAAGATTGGCTCAATTACTGGATAACTGAAATCCACCCACGGAATGTCAAAGACAGTACTCTTGAGCTTCATCGGTGTCATGTCGATAAGAATATCATACCTGAAATTGGCAAAGTGTCGCTGATAGGGCTTAAGCCCGACCATGTACGTCGCATGCTCGTTGCGTGGGATAGGAAAGGTATGGGAACAAGAAGCCAGCAGATTGCGCGTAACGTCCTCTCAGCTGCGTTACGTGATGCGATGAAGCTTGAGTACGTACATCGTAACGTGGTGCGCCTTGTCGACCCGCCAAAGCACGTGACAAGGCAACGTCATGTATGGACGGCCGAGCAAGCACGGATATTTCTTACTGCGATTGAGGAGCACCGCTACTACGGACTGTTTCTCATATTCTTCTGTTTTGGCTTACGGCGAGGTGAAGCAACAGGGCTAACTTGGGGTGATGTAGACTTTGATAATGACCTCATCCGTATTCGCCAACAGGTATATTATGTTGGGCATATACAACACGTTGGCGAGCTAAAAACGCTCGAGAGTCGGCGTGTCCTTGCGATGCCGCGCGTCGTACGTGATGAGTTACTTGCTGAGCGCGAGAGACGTGGCGATCCTGCGGCACATGAGTTCTTGTATCTCAGCGGAAGGGGCAACCCCGTCGATGGACGCACTCTTATCCAGCTCTTTCATAAGATATCCGACTGGCTTGAACTGCCACGCATCACACTCCATGAAATACGCCACACAGTTACGACACTATTGCACCAGAGGGGAATATCACCAAAGACAGCACAGAATATCCTTGGGCACAAGTCGATCACAACGACACTTCAGGTGTACACGCATAGCACAGAACAGCAACGCAGTATGGCGATTACCGAGATCGCAGGGGTGTATAGCTAG
- a CDS encoding type IV secretory system conjugative DNA transfer family protein: protein MERLASDDLGAEIIFETRTHNKQVLFLVATRNSYAGELQDLFESIVPGTTLSRILPKDTKPLRPRLMVADSVEMGHPDMALNPDRISQITRSILTAMANVRGGEGLVLQVMLGKRTVPYTVPKTLRDPRQSGASVFIGGVIPMAADIHAGLQRRHNMHGFFTEVRIGAVAPDTIRGWWLLEQVRSGLAMMEAHGASIRLRGKDCIEQLQNLTRPRKWTHMLSSQEVSCLMGIPYGEENLPAVPPLHPIVLRTPSLMPASEKSFAVTNDPSKKIPLGISEQASLQHTLLLGPTGVGKSTTMLNMILNDIDENRGVLVIDPKDDLNSDILARMNPKRAKDVVYIDPTADNIVSINSLAGGGDPDLAADAMLAVLREIFASSWGQRTEDILSNALLTLMRTTNDVTLSMLPALLYNPTFRKKLVEEVSRDDPMGLGSFWKQYEALTPNKQQEITAPLMNKLRTVLTRKPLLRTVGQPEPNFNLSDLFTKNKIVLVSLNKAKLGNTSARFLGSLILSQVWSLTQGQGAIPENQRPVVKVYVDEMQDYLALPINISDALSQARSYKVGFTLAHQYRDQVRDKELLAGIDSNVANKVVFTLNDPDARTIANMTGILSADDFKYLPRHQVYVQTLCVGQKVWLSATTNPAPKVINNVEKFKRFSLGIYGRPAEQIDEAIRQSVGINDDIASVVKKATITNVLAQTPEPAAHPQPAKNAKDTAALDKGMRLLRTVMEDYRTTNHSTSGAKGSTTSERHPKSQLTVPLNEVRQSTGAAAGGASWTR from the coding sequence TTGGAGCGATTAGCTAGCGACGACTTAGGCGCTGAAATCATCTTTGAGACCAGAACACACAACAAGCAAGTCCTGTTCCTCGTCGCAACGAGGAATAGCTATGCAGGTGAGCTGCAAGACCTGTTTGAGTCAATCGTGCCAGGAACGACCTTAAGCCGTATCCTGCCGAAAGACACCAAACCTTTGCGACCACGACTCATGGTAGCCGACTCGGTCGAGATGGGACACCCAGATATGGCATTGAACCCTGACCGTATTAGCCAAATCACCCGTAGCATCCTCACTGCAATGGCAAATGTCCGTGGTGGTGAGGGGCTTGTGCTACAGGTCATGCTCGGCAAGCGTACTGTGCCATACACGGTACCAAAGACACTGCGTGACCCACGCCAAAGCGGTGCATCTGTTTTTATCGGGGGCGTCATCCCGATGGCAGCAGACATTCATGCTGGGCTGCAACGACGGCACAACATGCACGGCTTCTTTACGGAAGTTCGCATCGGAGCCGTTGCACCAGACACCATTCGTGGCTGGTGGTTACTCGAGCAAGTTCGCAGTGGACTTGCCATGATGGAAGCCCACGGAGCGAGTATTCGACTGCGTGGCAAGGATTGCATCGAACAGTTGCAAAACCTGACCCGACCACGCAAGTGGACGCATATGCTGTCTAGCCAAGAGGTATCCTGCCTGATGGGAATCCCGTATGGCGAGGAGAACCTGCCTGCGGTGCCACCGCTGCACCCGATTGTGCTACGGACACCGTCCCTGATGCCAGCATCCGAGAAGAGCTTTGCGGTGACGAACGATCCAAGCAAAAAGATACCCCTCGGTATCTCGGAGCAGGCATCGTTACAGCACACGCTCCTACTCGGACCAACTGGTGTCGGTAAAAGCACCACCATGCTCAACATGATCTTAAACGACATCGATGAGAATCGCGGTGTGCTGGTGATTGACCCGAAAGACGACCTGAACTCGGATATCTTAGCTCGCATGAACCCGAAGCGAGCTAAGGACGTGGTGTATATTGACCCGACGGCAGATAATATCGTGAGTATTAATTCACTGGCCGGTGGTGGAGATCCCGACCTTGCAGCCGATGCCATGCTTGCAGTACTACGGGAGATATTCGCCAGTTCGTGGGGGCAGCGAACCGAGGATATATTGTCCAACGCACTGCTCACCCTGATGCGGACGACCAACGACGTCACGCTATCGATGCTACCAGCCCTGCTGTATAACCCAACGTTTCGCAAGAAGCTGGTTGAGGAAGTGAGCAGAGACGATCCAATGGGACTTGGCTCATTCTGGAAACAGTACGAGGCGCTCACGCCCAACAAGCAGCAAGAGATCACGGCACCGCTGATGAACAAGCTTCGTACGGTGCTGACGCGAAAGCCGCTCCTACGCACCGTTGGACAACCAGAGCCGAACTTTAACTTGAGCGATCTATTTACGAAGAACAAGATAGTGCTGGTATCGCTCAACAAAGCCAAGCTCGGCAATACCAGTGCACGGTTCCTCGGCTCGCTCATCCTGTCGCAGGTTTGGTCGCTCACACAAGGACAAGGTGCGATTCCAGAAAACCAACGACCAGTGGTCAAGGTATATGTCGATGAGATGCAGGACTATCTTGCACTACCGATCAACATATCTGACGCACTCAGCCAAGCGAGGAGTTACAAGGTCGGCTTTACGCTAGCACACCAGTACCGCGATCAGGTTAGGGATAAAGAGTTGCTAGCTGGTATTGATTCCAACGTTGCCAACAAAGTGGTATTTACGCTCAACGACCCAGACGCACGCACGATTGCCAACATGACGGGCATCCTATCGGCAGACGACTTCAAGTATCTGCCGCGGCATCAGGTGTACGTGCAAACACTCTGCGTAGGGCAAAAGGTCTGGCTCAGTGCCACGACGAATCCTGCACCAAAGGTCATTAATAACGTTGAGAAATTCAAGCGATTCAGCCTTGGCATCTACGGTCGCCCAGCGGAGCAGATCGATGAGGCTATTCGTCAGTCGGTTGGTATTAATGACGACATTGCGAGCGTCGTCAAGAAAGCAACCATCACGAATGTGCTAGCTCAGACGCCTGAACCGGCAGCCCATCCACAGCCTGCCAAAAACGCCAAGGATACTGCCGCTTTGGATAAGGGCATGAGGCTGCTCAGAACCGTCATGGAGGACTATCGAACCACCAATCATTCCACTAGTGGTGCTAAGGGGTCAACAACCTCCGAACGTCACCCCAAGAGCCAGCTGACTGTACCTCTTAACGAGGTACGTCAATCCACTGGCGCGGCAGCAGGAGGTGCATCATGGACACGCTAA